A stretch of the Sphingosinithalassobacter tenebrarum genome encodes the following:
- a CDS encoding flagellin N-terminal helical domain-containing protein has protein sequence MTVIGTNIASIRAANASSGANATMQTAMERLSTGKRINSSKDDAAGMAIVSSMTSSIRGMSQAVRNANDGISLAQTAEGTLGEVSNMLQRIRELAVQSASGTYSSGDRTNLQAEVTQLTAQIKQSLGDAEFNGVSLFDTAAGGSGISLSIQVGSKASQTVTMSIGNLDTSSFDAVDAVDAVDAVDAVDAVPEEAMDGDGLYTVKEGDDYIGTDYTATAADEANGGEDGGAGVTEGDEFTLEAGDKIYLTDGTVTTTGVDAVEAVDAVEAVEASAGLDVTSADNATAALGIVDTFLTNLNTVRAGIGAAQSRLSSVVTNLTNNVTSLTDARSRIEDADFSTETAALAKAQILSQASTAMLAQANQSKQSVLQLLQ, from the coding sequence ATGACAGTTATCGGAACCAATATTGCCAGCATCCGGGCAGCCAACGCATCCAGCGGTGCGAATGCCACGATGCAGACGGCCATGGAGCGGCTGTCGACCGGCAAGCGCATCAACAGCTCCAAGGACGACGCCGCCGGCATGGCCATCGTTTCATCGATGACCTCGTCGATCCGCGGCATGAGCCAGGCAGTCCGCAACGCCAATGACGGCATCTCGCTGGCACAGACGGCGGAAGGCACGCTCGGCGAAGTCAGCAACATGCTGCAGCGTATCCGCGAACTGGCGGTGCAGTCGGCCTCGGGTACCTATTCGAGCGGCGACCGTACCAACCTGCAGGCGGAAGTCACGCAGCTCACCGCGCAGATCAAGCAGTCGCTGGGCGATGCCGAATTCAACGGCGTCAGCCTGTTCGACACGGCAGCGGGCGGCTCGGGCATCAGCCTGTCGATCCAGGTCGGTTCGAAGGCTTCGCAAACGGTAACGATGTCGATCGGCAATCTCGACACTTCGTCGTTCGACGCGGTCGATGCCGTCGATGCCGTCGATGCCGTCGACGCGGTGGACGCAGTTCCCGAGGAAGCGATGGACGGCGACGGCCTCTACACGGTGAAGGAAGGCGACGATTATATCGGCACCGACTATACCGCGACGGCGGCCGACGAAGCCAATGGCGGCGAAGACGGCGGCGCGGGCGTGACCGAAGGTGACGAATTCACGCTCGAAGCCGGCGACAAGATCTACCTCACCGACGGTACGGTCACCACGACCGGCGTCGATGCGGTGGAAGCTGTCGATGCCGTCGAAGCCGTCGAAGCCTCGGCCGGTCTCGACGTTACCTCGGCGGACAACGCCACCGCGGCGCTCGGCATCGTCGACACCTTCCTCACCAATCTCAACACGGTCCGCGCCGGCATCGGTGCCGCGCAGAGCCGCCTGAGCTCGGTGGTTACCAACCTGACCAACAACGTCACCAGCCTGACCGATGCGCGCAGCCGCATCGAGGACGCGGACTTCTCGACCGAAACCGCCGCCCTCGCCAAGGCGCAGATCCTGTCGCAGGCATCGACCGCGATGCTGGCGCAGGCCAACCAGAGCAAGCAGTCGGTTCTTCAGCTGCTGCAGTAA
- the fliE gene encoding flagellar hook-basal body complex protein FliE: MSGGVTGAMGVDRVMALRAQIVERNQALARAQQANGAAPATQAEGATSFTDVFEGAVKNVNEAQAKAGELSAAYERGETVDIAQVMLARQEASVGFEATMQVRNKLLSAYKDIMSMPV, translated from the coding sequence ATGAGCGGCGGCGTCACCGGAGCGATGGGCGTCGATCGCGTGATGGCGCTGCGCGCGCAGATCGTCGAGCGCAACCAGGCGCTTGCGCGCGCGCAACAGGCCAATGGCGCCGCTCCCGCGACGCAGGCGGAAGGTGCGACCAGCTTCACCGATGTCTTCGAAGGCGCAGTGAAGAACGTCAACGAAGCCCAGGCGAAGGCCGGCGAACTTTCCGCAGCCTATGAGCGCGGCGAGACCGTCGACATCGCCCAGGTCATGCTTGCCCGTCAGGAAGCCTCGGTAGGCTTCGAAGCGACGATGCAGGTCCGCAACAAACTCCTGTCCGCGTACAAGGACATCATGAGCATGCCGGTCTAA
- a CDS encoding sigma-54 interaction domain-containing protein — protein MGSIFPSAAVLRQKYALVSALRAQGFTIKSFEADKPGAGDLFLVAEGETPPIASRTLIVGSERDEAIPFHDGDPARVSWTADNHAVGIGFAGALLRGANAPVASDPESLALLALAERVAGSDVTVLVNGPTGTGKEVMAKAIHQASPRRDGPFVAVNCAALPETMLEAMLFGHHKGAFTGASAAGQGFFRAAEGGTLLLDEIAEMPLQLQAKLLRALQEREVVPIGGTLPEKVDVRVIACANRDLQDEVEAGRFRADLYYRLSVFPLATKSLAERPGDIVALAAAMVLRHATGRARLPWLGRDAIEALLGHDWPGNVRELENVIQRAMLLTMDDEIRAEHILFDRRAEPAAPSVAQPAAQPAVSCAAGDDKLSNIVQMSEFQAIRETLAACNGSRIETARRLGISERTLRYRLAKARERGEDIDAMPHRVSA, from the coding sequence ATGGGATCTATCTTTCCGTCCGCGGCGGTGCTGCGGCAGAAATATGCGCTGGTATCCGCGCTTCGCGCCCAGGGCTTCACGATCAAGTCGTTCGAGGCCGACAAGCCGGGCGCGGGGGATCTCTTTCTCGTCGCCGAGGGGGAGACGCCGCCGATCGCGTCGCGCACGCTGATCGTGGGATCCGAACGCGACGAAGCCATCCCTTTCCACGACGGCGACCCCGCCCGGGTAAGCTGGACCGCCGATAATCACGCCGTCGGCATCGGCTTCGCCGGAGCGCTGCTGCGCGGCGCCAATGCGCCGGTCGCTTCCGACCCCGAAAGCCTCGCGCTGCTCGCGCTGGCCGAGCGCGTCGCCGGGTCCGACGTCACCGTTCTCGTCAACGGGCCCACCGGCACCGGCAAGGAAGTGATGGCCAAGGCGATCCATCAGGCCTCGCCGCGCCGCGACGGGCCTTTCGTCGCCGTCAATTGCGCCGCGCTTCCTGAAACCATGCTCGAAGCGATGCTGTTCGGCCATCACAAGGGCGCCTTCACCGGCGCCTCGGCGGCCGGGCAGGGCTTTTTCCGCGCGGCCGAGGGCGGCACGCTGCTGCTCGACGAAATCGCCGAAATGCCGCTCCAGCTCCAGGCCAAGCTGCTCCGCGCGCTGCAGGAACGCGAAGTCGTGCCGATCGGCGGAACGCTTCCCGAAAAGGTCGATGTGCGGGTGATCGCCTGTGCCAACCGCGACCTGCAGGACGAAGTCGAGGCCGGCCGGTTTCGCGCCGACCTCTATTACCGCCTCTCGGTCTTTCCGCTCGCCACCAAGTCGCTCGCCGAGCGGCCGGGCGACATCGTCGCGCTCGCCGCGGCGATGGTGCTGCGCCACGCCACCGGCCGCGCGCGGCTTCCCTGGCTGGGCCGCGATGCGATCGAGGCACTTCTCGGCCATGACTGGCCGGGCAATGTCCGCGAGCTGGAAAACGTCATCCAGCGCGCGATGCTGCTGACGATGGACGACGAAATCCGCGCCGAGCACATCCTGTTCGATCGCCGCGCCGAACCGGCCGCCCCGTCCGTCGCGCAGCCTGCTGCCCAACCCGCAGTGTCGTGCGCCGCCGGCGACGACAAGCTGTCGAACATCGTCCAGATGTCCGAATTTCAGGCGATCCGTGAAACGCTGGCGGCCTGTAACGGCAGCCGGATCGAAACCGCGCGGCGGCTCGGCATTTCCGAACGCACGCTGCGCTATCGCCTCGCCAAGGCGCGTGAGCGCGGCGAGGATATCGACGCCATGCCGCACCGGGTGTCGGCATGA
- a CDS encoding sigma-70 family RNA polymerase sigma factor has product MSAVPAQSASPLTYSRKSTPEREAELLVQRHLPLVRRMAWHIHGTMSALVDVEDLIQVGLVALVEAVNGFEDRGQVTFEQYLATRLRGAMIDELRRQATTTRGAMRRRRAYNDAVAALTDNLDRAPTDEEVAEKIGVSVEKLRAEYLTAEAVRFDSIDDVYSDEAPWFMSDEPDAFDQLAQADQREALIAAISELPEREQLVIQLYYVEELNLEEIGQVIGVGAARVCQIKSAAHARLKKGLARRMG; this is encoded by the coding sequence ATGTCGGCTGTTCCGGCCCAGTCCGCGTCTCCGCTAACCTATTCGCGCAAGTCCACGCCCGAGCGCGAGGCCGAGCTGCTCGTCCAGCGGCACTTGCCGCTCGTCCGGCGCATGGCCTGGCATATCCACGGCACGATGAGCGCGCTCGTCGATGTCGAGGATCTGATCCAGGTCGGGCTGGTCGCGCTGGTCGAGGCGGTCAACGGCTTCGAGGATCGCGGGCAGGTGACGTTCGAACAATATCTCGCGACGCGATTGCGCGGGGCAATGATCGACGAGCTACGGCGCCAGGCGACCACGACGCGCGGCGCGATGCGGCGCCGGCGCGCCTATAACGACGCGGTGGCGGCGCTGACCGACAACCTCGATCGCGCGCCGACCGACGAGGAAGTCGCCGAAAAGATCGGCGTGAGCGTGGAAAAGCTGCGCGCCGAATATCTGACCGCCGAAGCGGTGCGGTTCGATTCGATCGACGATGTCTATTCGGATGAGGCGCCCTGGTTCATGTCCGACGAGCCCGACGCCTTCGACCAGCTGGCGCAGGCCGACCAGCGCGAGGCACTGATCGCGGCGATATCCGAGCTGCCCGAGCGCGAGCAGCTGGTGATCCAGCTCTATTATGTCGAGGAACTCAATCTCGAGGAGATCGGGCAGGTGATCGGCGTCGGCGCCGCGCGCGTCTGCCAGATCAAGAGCGCCGCGCATGCGCGGCTGAAAAAGGGGCTGGCGCGGCGGATGGGCTGA
- a CDS encoding DUF1810 domain-containing protein — MAGRDLSRFVDAQRGIYSQALAELRDGAKRSHWMWFVFPQIAGLGQSPTARHYAIADLAEAGAYLAHELLGPRLLECTQAMLTWSGKRSAEAILGGIDAVKLRSSMTLFEAAGGDGAFSECLDAFYGGERDAATLDRL; from the coding sequence ATGGCCGGCCGCGACCTTTCCCGCTTCGTCGATGCCCAGCGCGGCATCTATTCCCAGGCGCTCGCCGAATTGCGCGACGGCGCCAAGCGCAGCCACTGGATGTGGTTCGTCTTTCCGCAGATCGCCGGGCTGGGGCAGAGCCCGACCGCGCGGCACTATGCCATCGCCGATCTCGCCGAAGCGGGCGCGTATCTCGCACACGAACTTCTCGGGCCGCGACTGCTGGAGTGCACGCAGGCGATGCTGACATGGTCGGGGAAGCGCTCGGCCGAAGCGATACTCGGCGGAATCGACGCCGTGAAGCTGCGATCGTCGATGACCCTGTTCGAGGCGGCGGGGGGTGATGGCGCGTTCAGCGAATGTCTCGACGCATTTTACGGCGGCGAACGCGACGCGGCGACGCTGGACCGGCTCTAG